From the Tribolium castaneum strain GA2 chromosome 2, icTriCast1.1, whole genome shotgun sequence genome, one window contains:
- the LOC103314309 gene encoding insulin-like growth factor-binding protein complex acid labile subunit, protein MGKWIFAMTSIIIFKVGLSLDSAKSCRKRTSPLGGEELICSNASTSLLRNNDFILSKTHWFTCENCTLNTLDGTTFNFTKNSINYLYLISSQIVTIKGHAFVKMKFLKIVNLRNNSISDLDPESFTNLTRVTQVDLSHNSLRILTNNLFSELANLDLLNLNHNTVFYIQPDAFKGLSNLRHLYLSHNRLERLEGYVFKYLPNLLLLYLEHNRIISIDSFAFANLSNLNALYLNNNSINFLTQYNFKPLNSLVDLQLRRNNLVEVQTSAFNGLTNLKHLYLGNNRLRTVKRYGFVGLDNLQNLDLIGNDLKHFDLSHVESLRKLNMLWLEQNRLTNLSIDVKLEPLNSLYSLGINDNNLTVLNYKLLYNKMPNIRDIFIYNNSWNCELLISMQQFFQELNVSLCMSFDCNPEKNKHVLEASSCDVRLKEEESDEDFDADFVAEAGTCCRFSVILVLVNLQMLVFV, encoded by the coding sequence ATGGGTAAATGGATCTTCGCAATGACCAgtattatcatttttaaagtagggCTAAGTCTGGACTCGGCAAAGTCCTGCCGGAAACGGACGAGTCCTTTAGGGGGCGAGGAGCTGATTTGTTCCAACGCTTCGACCTCACTTTTGAGAAACAACGACTTTATTTTGAGCAAAACGCATTGGTTCACTTGCGAGAACTGTACCTTGAACACGCTAGACGGTACCACGTTCAATTTCACCAAAAACagtattaattatttgtacCTAATTTCGTCCCAAATTGTTACAATAAAAGGGCACGCCTTTgtcaaaatgaaatttttgaaaattgtcaaTTTGCGGAACAATTCAATCAGCGACTTGGACCCTGAAAGCTTCACGAACTTGACCCGCGTGACACAAGTCGATTTGAGTCACAACAGTCTCAggattttaacaaataacttATTCAGCGAGTTGgcaaatttggatttgttGAATCTGAACCACAACACGGTTTTCTACATCCAGCCGGACGCTTTCAAGGGTTTGTCGAATTTGCGGCACTTGTACCTCAGCCATAACCGCCTTGAGCGGCTGGAAGGCTACGTTTTCAAGTATTTGCCAAATCTCCTGTTGCTCTATTTGGAGCACAATCGCATTATTTCGATCGATTCGTTCGCGTTTGCAAATTTGAGCAATTTAAACGCGCTCTATTTGAACAACAACAGCATCAACTTCCTGACGCAGTACAACTTCAAGCCTTTAAATAGCCTGGTGGACTTGCAGTTGAGGCGCAACAACCTTGTGGAGGTCCAAACTAGCGCGTTTAACGGCCTGACTAATCTCAAGCATTTGTATCTCGGGAACAATCGGCTGAGAACCGTAAAGCGTTACGGTTTCGTTGGCCTGGACAATCTCCAAAATCTGGACCTGATCGGCAACGATCTCAAGCATTTCGATTTGAGCCACGTCGAGAGTTTGAGAAAACTGAACATGCTGTGGCTGGAGCAGAACCGACTGACGAATTTGAGCATCGACGTTAAACTGGAGCCTTTAAATTCCTTGTATAGTTTGGGAATAAACGACAATAATCTGACCGTTTTGAACTACAAGTTGCTGTATAACAAGATGCCGAACATTCgggacatttttatttataataatagctGGAACTGCGAGCTGCTGATTAGCATGCAGCAGTTTTTTCAAGAGCTGAATGTCAGCTTGTGCATGAGCTTTGATTGCAATCCGGAGAAAAATAAACACGTTCTTGAAGCGTCTTCGTGTGATGTGCGACTCAAGGAGGAGGAGAGTGATGAGGATTTCGATGCCGATTTTGTGGCGGAGGCGGGGACTTGTTGTAGGTTTAGTGtgattttagttttagttaaTTTACAAATGTTAGTGTTTGTGTGA
- the nmo gene encoding serine/threonine-protein kinase NLK isoform X1: MAVVGPSRHSRVSMSVSMSLMQGTAGPTAGGQQGGLHAAQPYYHPQHAAAPAHTQEQVQPDRPIGYGAFGVVWAVTDPRDGRRVALKKLPNVFASLVSSKRVFRELKMLCFFKHENVLSALDILQPPHLDFFQEIYVITELLQSDLHKIIVSHQPLSSDHIKVFLYQILRGLKYLHSARILHRDIKPGNLLVNSNCVLKICDFGLARVEEPDSSKHMTQEVVTQYYRAPEILMGAKHYTAAVDVWSVGCIFGELLGRRILFQAQNPVQQLELITELLGTPSLDDMKYACEGAKTHMLRRAPKPPSLSAFYTLSSQATHEVVHLLCQMLVFDPDKRISVVDALAHPYLDEGRLRYHSCMCKCCYTTASGMRQYTSEFETTAPQGFDDHWEKKLTSVQHVKEEMHKFIAEQLNTSRVPLCINPQSAAFKSFARKEKGCEPFKKTLEILLSPVIFLCAA; this comes from the exons ATGGCTGTGGTGGGCCCCAGCCGCCACTCAAGGGTGTCCATGTCCGTGTCCATGAGTCTGATGCAGGGTACCGCCGGCCCCACCGCCGGGGGGCAGCAAGGGGGCCTGCACGCGGCGCAGCCCTACTACCACCCCCAGCATGCAGCGGCCCCGGCGCACACCCAGGAGCAGGTCCAGCCGGACCGACCGATCGGATACGGAGCTTTCGGAGTCGTTTG GGCGGTGACGGATCCCCGCGACGGCAGGAGGGTCGCCCTGAAGAAGTTACCGAATGTGTTCGCATCGTTAGTTTCATCGAAAAGAGTGTTTAGAGAACTGAAAATGCTCTGCTTTTTCAAACACGAAAAC GTTCTTTCCGCCTTAGATATCCTCCAACCGCCTCACTTAGACTTCTTCCAGGAAAT atATGTAATAACGGAATTGCTTCAAAgcgatttacacaaaattatAGTATCACACCAGCCTCTTTCCTCGGATCACATCAAGGTGTTTCTCTACCAGATACTTAGAG gtttaaaatatttacattcggCTAGGATATTACATAGAGACATAAAACCTGGAAACCTTTTAGTAAACAGCAATTGTGTTCTTAAG ATCTGTGATTTTGGTTTAGCGAGAGTAGAAGAACCCGACTCGTCCAAACATATGACCCAAGAAGTGGTAACGCAGTATTACAGAGCTCCGGAAATTCTAATGGGAGCGAAACATTACACGGCGGCTGTGGACGTGTGGTCTGTCGGGTGCATTTTCGGGGAATTACTGGGCCGGAGGATACTGTTCCAGGCCCAAAATCCCGTACAACAATTAGAATTAATAACGGAATTGTTAGGAACGCCGTCGTTGGACGATATGAAATACGCCTGCGAAGGCGCCAAGACGCATATGCTGAGGAGGGCGCCCAAGCCGCCTTCGTTATCGGCTTTTTACACGCTGAGTTCACAGGCGACGCACGAAGTGGTCCATCTGCTCTGTCAGATGCTCGTTTTTGACCCG GACAAACGTATCTCGGTAGTGGACGCCTTGGCGCACCCCTATTTGGACGAGGGCCGTCTGCGGTACCACTCGTGCATGTGCAAATGCTGCTACACGACAGCCAGCGGCATGAGACAATACACGTCCGAATTTGAAACGACCGCCCCCCAAGGATTCGACGATCATTGGGAAAAGAAGCTGACGTCTGTACAACATGTGAAAG AGGAGATGCATAAGTTCATAGCAGAGCAACTGAATACTAGTAGAGTTCCTCTTTGCATAAACCCCCAATCTGCGGCGTTCAAGAGTTTCGCCAG GAAAGAAAAAGGCTGTGAACCTTTCAAGAAGACCCTAGAAATTCTGTTATCACCTGTCATCTTTCTCTGTGCTGCGtga
- the nmo gene encoding serine/threonine-protein kinase NLK isoform X3, whose amino-acid sequence MAVVGPSRHSRVSMSVSMSLMQGTAGPTAGGQQGGLHAAQPYYHPQHAAAPAHTQEQVQPDRPIGYGAFGVVWAVTDPRDGRRVALKKLPNVFASLVSSKRVFRELKMLCFFKHENVLSALDILQPPHLDFFQEIYVITELLQSDLHKIIVSHQPLSSDHIKVFLYQILRGLKYLHSARILHRDIKPGNLLVNSNCVLKICDFGLARVEEPDSSKHMTQEVVTQYYRAPEILMGAKHYTAAVDVWSVGCIFGELLGRRILFQAQNPVQQLELITELLGTPSLDDMKYACEGAKTHMLRRAPKPPSLSAFYTLSSQATHEVVHLLCQMLVFDPDKRISVVDALAHPYLDEGRLRYHSCMCKCCYTTASGMRQYTSEFETTAPQGFDDHWEKKLTSVQHVKEEMHKFIAEQLNTSRVPLCINPQSAAFKSFARVL is encoded by the exons ATGGCTGTGGTGGGCCCCAGCCGCCACTCAAGGGTGTCCATGTCCGTGTCCATGAGTCTGATGCAGGGTACCGCCGGCCCCACCGCCGGGGGGCAGCAAGGGGGCCTGCACGCGGCGCAGCCCTACTACCACCCCCAGCATGCAGCGGCCCCGGCGCACACCCAGGAGCAGGTCCAGCCGGACCGACCGATCGGATACGGAGCTTTCGGAGTCGTTTG GGCGGTGACGGATCCCCGCGACGGCAGGAGGGTCGCCCTGAAGAAGTTACCGAATGTGTTCGCATCGTTAGTTTCATCGAAAAGAGTGTTTAGAGAACTGAAAATGCTCTGCTTTTTCAAACACGAAAAC GTTCTTTCCGCCTTAGATATCCTCCAACCGCCTCACTTAGACTTCTTCCAGGAAAT atATGTAATAACGGAATTGCTTCAAAgcgatttacacaaaattatAGTATCACACCAGCCTCTTTCCTCGGATCACATCAAGGTGTTTCTCTACCAGATACTTAGAG gtttaaaatatttacattcggCTAGGATATTACATAGAGACATAAAACCTGGAAACCTTTTAGTAAACAGCAATTGTGTTCTTAAG ATCTGTGATTTTGGTTTAGCGAGAGTAGAAGAACCCGACTCGTCCAAACATATGACCCAAGAAGTGGTAACGCAGTATTACAGAGCTCCGGAAATTCTAATGGGAGCGAAACATTACACGGCGGCTGTGGACGTGTGGTCTGTCGGGTGCATTTTCGGGGAATTACTGGGCCGGAGGATACTGTTCCAGGCCCAAAATCCCGTACAACAATTAGAATTAATAACGGAATTGTTAGGAACGCCGTCGTTGGACGATATGAAATACGCCTGCGAAGGCGCCAAGACGCATATGCTGAGGAGGGCGCCCAAGCCGCCTTCGTTATCGGCTTTTTACACGCTGAGTTCACAGGCGACGCACGAAGTGGTCCATCTGCTCTGTCAGATGCTCGTTTTTGACCCG GACAAACGTATCTCGGTAGTGGACGCCTTGGCGCACCCCTATTTGGACGAGGGCCGTCTGCGGTACCACTCGTGCATGTGCAAATGCTGCTACACGACAGCCAGCGGCATGAGACAATACACGTCCGAATTTGAAACGACCGCCCCCCAAGGATTCGACGATCATTGGGAAAAGAAGCTGACGTCTGTACAACATGTGAAAG AGGAGATGCATAAGTTCATAGCAGAGCAACTGAATACTAGTAGAGTTCCTCTTTGCATAAACCCCCAATCTGCGGCGTTCAAGAGTTTCGCCAG GGTCCTGTAA
- the nmo gene encoding serine/threonine-protein kinase NLK isoform X2 — MAVVGPSRHSRVSMSVSMSLMQGTAGPTAGGQQGGLHAAQPYYHPQHAAAPAHTQEQVQPDRPIGYGAFGVVWAVTDPRDGRRVALKKLPNVFASLVSSKRVFRELKMLCFFKHENVLSALDILQPPHLDFFQEIYVITELLQSDLHKIIVSHQPLSSDHIKVFLYQILRGLKYLHSARILHRDIKPGNLLVNSNCVLKICDFGLARVEEPDSSKHMTQEVVTQYYRAPEILMGAKHYTAAVDVWSVGCIFGELLGRRILFQAQNPVQQLELITELLGTPSLDDMKYACEGAKTHMLRRAPKPPSLSAFYTLSSQATHEVVHLLCQMLVFDPDKRISVVDALAHPYLDEGRLRYHSCMCKCCYTTASGMRQYTSEFETTAPQGFDDHWEKKLTSVQHVKEEMHKFIAEQLNTSRVPLCINPQSAAFKSFASSTVAHPSELPPSPHQWD; from the exons ATGGCTGTGGTGGGCCCCAGCCGCCACTCAAGGGTGTCCATGTCCGTGTCCATGAGTCTGATGCAGGGTACCGCCGGCCCCACCGCCGGGGGGCAGCAAGGGGGCCTGCACGCGGCGCAGCCCTACTACCACCCCCAGCATGCAGCGGCCCCGGCGCACACCCAGGAGCAGGTCCAGCCGGACCGACCGATCGGATACGGAGCTTTCGGAGTCGTTTG GGCGGTGACGGATCCCCGCGACGGCAGGAGGGTCGCCCTGAAGAAGTTACCGAATGTGTTCGCATCGTTAGTTTCATCGAAAAGAGTGTTTAGAGAACTGAAAATGCTCTGCTTTTTCAAACACGAAAAC GTTCTTTCCGCCTTAGATATCCTCCAACCGCCTCACTTAGACTTCTTCCAGGAAAT atATGTAATAACGGAATTGCTTCAAAgcgatttacacaaaattatAGTATCACACCAGCCTCTTTCCTCGGATCACATCAAGGTGTTTCTCTACCAGATACTTAGAG gtttaaaatatttacattcggCTAGGATATTACATAGAGACATAAAACCTGGAAACCTTTTAGTAAACAGCAATTGTGTTCTTAAG ATCTGTGATTTTGGTTTAGCGAGAGTAGAAGAACCCGACTCGTCCAAACATATGACCCAAGAAGTGGTAACGCAGTATTACAGAGCTCCGGAAATTCTAATGGGAGCGAAACATTACACGGCGGCTGTGGACGTGTGGTCTGTCGGGTGCATTTTCGGGGAATTACTGGGCCGGAGGATACTGTTCCAGGCCCAAAATCCCGTACAACAATTAGAATTAATAACGGAATTGTTAGGAACGCCGTCGTTGGACGATATGAAATACGCCTGCGAAGGCGCCAAGACGCATATGCTGAGGAGGGCGCCCAAGCCGCCTTCGTTATCGGCTTTTTACACGCTGAGTTCACAGGCGACGCACGAAGTGGTCCATCTGCTCTGTCAGATGCTCGTTTTTGACCCG GACAAACGTATCTCGGTAGTGGACGCCTTGGCGCACCCCTATTTGGACGAGGGCCGTCTGCGGTACCACTCGTGCATGTGCAAATGCTGCTACACGACAGCCAGCGGCATGAGACAATACACGTCCGAATTTGAAACGACCGCCCCCCAAGGATTCGACGATCATTGGGAAAAGAAGCTGACGTCTGTACAACATGTGAAAG AGGAGATGCATAAGTTCATAGCAGAGCAACTGAATACTAGTAGAGTTCCTCTTTGCATAAACCCCCAATCTGCGGCGTTCAAGAGTTTCGCCAG TTCGACTGTAGCTCACCCATCCGAGTTGCCTCCTTCGCCCCACCAATGGGATTGA
- the nmo gene encoding serine/threonine-protein kinase NLK isoform X4, translating to MAVVGPSRHSRVSMSVSMSLMQGTAGPTAGGQQGGLHAAQPYYHPQHAAAPAHTQEQVQPDRPIGYGAFGVVWAVTDPRDGRRVALKKLPNVFASLVSSKRVFRELKMLCFFKHENVLSALDILQPPHLDFFQEIYVITELLQSDLHKIIVSHQPLSSDHIKVFLYQILRGLKYLHSARILHRDIKPGNLLVNSNCVLKICDFGLARVEEPDSSKHMTQEVVTQYYRAPEILMGAKHYTAAVDVWSVGCIFGELLGRRILFQAQNPVQQLELITELLGTPSLDDMKYACEGAKTHMLRRAPKPPSLSAFYTLSSQATHEVVHLLCQMLVFDPDKRISVVDALAHPYLDEGRLRYHSCMCKCCYTTASGMRQYTSEFETTAPQGFDDHWEKKLTSVQHVKEEMHKFIAEQLNTSRVPLCINPQSAAFKSFAR from the exons ATGGCTGTGGTGGGCCCCAGCCGCCACTCAAGGGTGTCCATGTCCGTGTCCATGAGTCTGATGCAGGGTACCGCCGGCCCCACCGCCGGGGGGCAGCAAGGGGGCCTGCACGCGGCGCAGCCCTACTACCACCCCCAGCATGCAGCGGCCCCGGCGCACACCCAGGAGCAGGTCCAGCCGGACCGACCGATCGGATACGGAGCTTTCGGAGTCGTTTG GGCGGTGACGGATCCCCGCGACGGCAGGAGGGTCGCCCTGAAGAAGTTACCGAATGTGTTCGCATCGTTAGTTTCATCGAAAAGAGTGTTTAGAGAACTGAAAATGCTCTGCTTTTTCAAACACGAAAAC GTTCTTTCCGCCTTAGATATCCTCCAACCGCCTCACTTAGACTTCTTCCAGGAAAT atATGTAATAACGGAATTGCTTCAAAgcgatttacacaaaattatAGTATCACACCAGCCTCTTTCCTCGGATCACATCAAGGTGTTTCTCTACCAGATACTTAGAG gtttaaaatatttacattcggCTAGGATATTACATAGAGACATAAAACCTGGAAACCTTTTAGTAAACAGCAATTGTGTTCTTAAG ATCTGTGATTTTGGTTTAGCGAGAGTAGAAGAACCCGACTCGTCCAAACATATGACCCAAGAAGTGGTAACGCAGTATTACAGAGCTCCGGAAATTCTAATGGGAGCGAAACATTACACGGCGGCTGTGGACGTGTGGTCTGTCGGGTGCATTTTCGGGGAATTACTGGGCCGGAGGATACTGTTCCAGGCCCAAAATCCCGTACAACAATTAGAATTAATAACGGAATTGTTAGGAACGCCGTCGTTGGACGATATGAAATACGCCTGCGAAGGCGCCAAGACGCATATGCTGAGGAGGGCGCCCAAGCCGCCTTCGTTATCGGCTTTTTACACGCTGAGTTCACAGGCGACGCACGAAGTGGTCCATCTGCTCTGTCAGATGCTCGTTTTTGACCCG GACAAACGTATCTCGGTAGTGGACGCCTTGGCGCACCCCTATTTGGACGAGGGCCGTCTGCGGTACCACTCGTGCATGTGCAAATGCTGCTACACGACAGCCAGCGGCATGAGACAATACACGTCCGAATTTGAAACGACCGCCCCCCAAGGATTCGACGATCATTGGGAAAAGAAGCTGACGTCTGTACAACATGTGAAAG AGGAGATGCATAAGTTCATAGCAGAGCAACTGAATACTAGTAGAGTTCCTCTTTGCATAAACCCCCAATCTGCGGCGTTCAAGAGTTTCGCCAGGTAA